One window of Fusobacterium polymorphum genomic DNA carries:
- the rplA gene encoding 50S ribosomal protein L1 produces MAKHRGKKYLEVAKLVETGKLYDIREALELVQKTKTAKFVETVEVALRLGVDPRHADQQIRGTVVLPHGTGKTVKILAITSGENIEKALAAGADYAGAEEYINQIQQGWLDFDLVIATPDMMPKIGRLGKILGTKGLMPNPKSGTVTPDIAAAVSEFKKGKLAFRVDKLGSIHAPIGKVDFDLDKIVENFKAFMDQIIRLKPASSKGQYLRTIAVSLTMGPGVKMDPAIVAKIVG; encoded by the coding sequence ATGGCAAAACATAGAGGAAAGAAATATTTAGAAGTAGCTAAATTAGTTGAAACAGGAAAACTTTATGATATAAGAGAAGCACTAGAATTAGTTCAAAAGACTAAAACTGCAAAATTTGTTGAAACTGTTGAAGTAGCATTAAGACTTGGAGTAGACCCAAGACATGCTGATCAACAAATCAGAGGAACAGTTGTGTTACCTCATGGAACAGGTAAAACTGTAAAAATATTAGCAATCACTTCTGGTGAAAATATAGAAAAAGCATTAGCTGCAGGAGCAGATTATGCAGGAGCAGAAGAATACATCAACCAAATTCAACAAGGTTGGTTAGACTTTGATTTAGTAATTGCTACACCTGACATGATGCCTAAAATCGGAAGATTAGGTAAAATATTAGGAACAAAAGGTTTAATGCCTAACCCTAAATCAGGAACTGTAACACCTGATATAGCAGCAGCAGTATCTGAATTTAAAAAAGGTAAATTAGCATTCAGAGTAGATAAATTAGGATCTATTCATGCACCAATTGGAAAAGTTGATTTTGATTTAGATAAAATTGTAGAAAATTTTAAAGCATTTATGGATCAAATCATCAGATTAAAACCAGCTTCTTCTAAGGGACAATACTTAAGAACAATAGCTGTGTCATTAACTATGGGACCAGGAGTAAAAATGGATCCTGCCATAGTTGCTAAAATTGTTGGATAA
- a CDS encoding IS110 family transposase gives MFFLGIDIGKNSHVASLIDDKKKVIFKAFSFSNSTEGASSLIKKLEPFCDSLDIAMEATGHYWINLFSFLLQKNFSVHLINPIQTDGWRNSTEIRKRKNDTIDSILIADLLRYGDFIESSLSNEDYLSLKNLTRFRSYLISSTGDLKRKTIALLDQVFPEYEKCFSNVFGKTSKEILLSFTTPQEFENISSSKLSKALENITMKKFAKKKIEELSEKTKTTIGVKFCLDSFSLQIKMLIEQISFIETQVESIEEEISTIMTKLNSPITTIPGIGPVIGTTILGELGDISRFSNASKIVAYAGLDSVVSQSGNYEAKSMSISKRGSSYLRKVLFQAALIAEFCDPVFSDYYQKKIAQGKYHLVATNAVARKLCYTIFAVLTKNEAYKIQQ, from the coding sequence ATGTTTTTCTTAGGTATTGATATTGGTAAAAATTCTCATGTTGCTTCTCTTATTGATGATAAAAAGAAAGTTATTTTTAAAGCTTTCTCTTTCTCTAATTCTACTGAAGGAGCTAGTTCTTTAATTAAAAAGTTAGAGCCTTTTTGTGATTCTTTAGATATCGCTATGGAAGCCACTGGTCACTATTGGATTAATTTATTTTCATTCCTTCTTCAAAAAAACTTCTCTGTCCATCTTATCAATCCAATCCAAACTGATGGTTGGCGTAATAGTACTGAAATTCGTAAAAGAAAAAATGATACTATTGATTCAATATTAATCGCAGATCTTCTTCGTTATGGAGATTTTATTGAGTCTTCTTTATCAAATGAAGATTATCTATCATTGAAGAATTTAACTCGTTTTAGAAGCTATCTTATATCTTCTACTGGTGATCTAAAAAGAAAAACAATTGCACTACTTGATCAAGTATTTCCTGAATATGAAAAATGTTTTAGCAATGTTTTTGGAAAAACATCTAAAGAGATACTATTATCATTTACTACTCCTCAAGAGTTTGAAAATATTTCTTCAAGTAAACTTAGTAAAGCATTAGAAAATATTACTATGAAGAAATTTGCAAAAAAGAAAATTGAAGAATTATCTGAAAAAACAAAAACTACAATAGGAGTTAAGTTTTGCTTAGATTCTTTTTCATTGCAAATTAAAATGCTAATAGAACAAATTAGTTTTATAGAAACCCAAGTAGAGTCAATAGAAGAAGAAATATCAACTATTATGACTAAATTAAACTCTCCTATTACTACAATTCCAGGAATTGGACCTGTAATAGGTACAACCATACTAGGTGAATTAGGAGATATTTCAAGATTTTCTAATGCTTCTAAAATAGTTGCTTATGCTGGATTAGATTCAGTAGTTTCACAATCAGGAAATTATGAAGCAAAATCCATGTCCATAAGTAAAAGAGGCTCATCATATTTAAGAAAAGTATTATTTCAAGCAGCACTTATAGCTGAATTTTGCGATCCAGTTTTTTCAGATTATTACCAGAAAAAAATCGCACAAGGAAAATATCATTTAGTAGCAACTAATGCAGTAGCAAGAAAATTATGTTATACAATATTTGCAGTTCTTACTAAAAATGAAGCCTACAAAATACAGCAATAA
- the rplL gene encoding 50S ribosomal protein L7/L12 yields the protein MAFNKEQFIADLEAMTVLELKELVSALEEHFGVTAAAPVAVAAAGPVEAAEEKTEFDVVLKNAGGNKIAVIKEVRAITGLGLKEAKDLVDNGGVIKEAAPKDEANAIKEKLTAAGAEVEVK from the coding sequence ATGGCATTTAATAAAGAACAATTTATAGCTGATTTAGAAGCTATGACAGTATTAGAATTAAAAGAATTAGTATCTGCACTAGAAGAACACTTTGGAGTAACTGCTGCTGCACCAGTAGCTGTAGCTGCTGCTGGACCAGTAGAAGCTGCTGAAGAAAAAACTGAATTTGATGTAGTATTAAAGAATGCAGGTGGAAACAAAATAGCTGTAATTAAAGAAGTTAGAGCTATCACTGGATTAGGATTAAAAGAAGCTAAAGACTTAGTTGATAATGGTGGAGTAATTAAAGAAGCTGCACCAAAAGATGAAGCTAATGCAATAAAAGAAAAATTAACTGCAGCTGGAGCAGAAGTAGAAGTAAAATAG
- a CDS encoding GNAT family N-acetyltransferase, with protein MELVHIKNPDFEMMKKIVEIEQEAFEGNGNVDLWIIKALIRYGLVFVIKENDEIVCIVEYMQVFNKKSLFLYGISTLKKYRHKGYANCILDETEKILRNLSYEEIELTVAPENEIAINLYKKHEYIQEKLLEDEYGKGIHRYVMRKKLFWF; from the coding sequence ATGGAATTAGTTCATATAAAAAATCCTGATTTTGAAATGATGAAAAAAATTGTAGAGATAGAACAGGAAGCCTTTGAGGGAAATGGGAATGTTGACCTTTGGATAATAAAAGCACTTATAAGATATGGCTTGGTTTTTGTTATAAAAGAAAATGATGAGATAGTGTGTATAGTAGAGTATATGCAAGTTTTTAATAAGAAGTCTTTATTTCTATATGGTATATCAACTTTAAAAAAATATAGACACAAGGGTTATGCAAACTGTATATTAGATGAAACAGAAAAAATACTAAGAAATTTATCTTATGAAGAAATAGAGTTGACAGTTGCACCTGAAAATGAAATTGCAATAAATCTATATAAAAAACATGAATATATACAAGAAAAACTTTTAGAAGATGAATATGGTAAAGGTATTCATAGATATGTTATGAGAAAGAAATTGTTTTGGTTTTAA
- a CDS encoding glucose-6-phosphate isomerase — translation MEKINLDYSKVFNFINQDELNQMKVLVDEVSTKLYNKTGAGNDFLGWLDLPINYNKEEFSRIKKASEKIKSDSDVLIVIGIGGSYLGARAVIECLSHSFFNSLNKEKRNAPEIYFAGQNISGKYLKDLIEIIGDRDFSVNVISKSGTTTEPAIAFRVFKELLENKYGEKAKDRIYVTTDKNKGALKKLADEKGYEEFVIPDDVGGRFSVLTAVGLLPIAVAAINIDDLMNGAKTAREDYSKDFSDNDCYKYAAIRNILYKKNYNIEILANYEPRFHYISEWWKQLYGESEGKDKKGIFPASVDLTTDLHSMGQYIQDGRRNLLETILNVENSDKDIIIKKETEDLDGLNYLEGKGLSFVNNKAFEGTLLAHIDGGVPNLVINIPEVTAFNIGYLIYFFEKACAISGYLLEVNPFDQPGVESYKKNMFALLGKKGYEELSKELNKRLKK, via the coding sequence ATGGAAAAGATTAATTTGGATTATTCAAAAGTTTTTAATTTTATCAATCAAGATGAACTAAATCAAATGAAAGTTTTAGTTGATGAAGTTTCAACTAAGTTATATAACAAAACTGGGGCAGGAAATGATTTTTTAGGTTGGCTTGATTTACCAATCAATTATAATAAAGAAGAATTTTCAAGAATAAAAAAAGCTAGTGAAAAAATAAAGTCTGACTCTGATGTTTTAATTGTTATTGGTATAGGTGGTTCATATTTAGGAGCAAGAGCAGTTATAGAGTGTCTAAGTCATAGTTTCTTTAACTCTTTAAATAAAGAAAAAAGAAACGCTCCTGAAATATACTTTGCGGGACAAAATATATCAGGAAAATATTTAAAAGACTTAATAGAAATTATTGGAGATAGAGATTTTTCTGTAAATGTAATCTCTAAGTCAGGGACAACAACTGAACCTGCAATAGCTTTTAGAGTATTTAAAGAACTTTTAGAGAATAAATATGGAGAAAAAGCAAAAGACAGAATCTATGTTACAACTGATAAAAACAAAGGTGCTCTAAAAAAACTTGCAGATGAAAAAGGTTATGAAGAATTTGTAATTCCTGATGATGTAGGAGGAAGATTCTCTGTTCTTACAGCAGTTGGTTTACTTCCAATAGCAGTTGCAGCAATAAATATAGATGATTTAATGAATGGAGCTAAAACAGCAAGAGAAGATTACTCAAAAGATTTTTCTGACAATGATTGCTATAAATATGCTGCTATAAGAAATATACTATATAAGAAAAACTACAATATTGAAATTTTAGCTAACTATGAACCTAGATTTCACTATATTTCTGAATGGTGGAAACAACTATATGGAGAATCAGAAGGAAAAGATAAAAAAGGTATCTTCCCTGCTTCAGTAGATTTAACAACAGATTTACATTCTATGGGACAATATATTCAAGATGGTAGAAGAAACCTCTTAGAAACTATCTTAAATGTTGAAAATTCAGATAAAGACATAATTATTAAAAAAGAAACTGAAGATTTAGATGGACTTAATTATTTAGAAGGTAAAGGACTTTCTTTTGTAAATAATAAGGCTTTTGAAGGAACTTTACTTGCTCATATAGATGGAGGTGTTCCTAATTTAGTTATTAATATTCCAGAAGTTACAGCTTTTAATATAGGATATTTAATTTATTTCTTTGAAAAAGCTTGTGCTATCAGCGGATATTTACTAGAAGTTAATCCATTTGATCAACCTGGTGTAGAATCATATAAGAAAAATATGTTTGCCCTTTTAGGAAAGAAAGGTTATGAAGAATTATCAAAAGAATTAAATAAAAGATTAAAAAAATAG
- a CDS encoding SDH family Clp fold serine proteinase, which yields MANWGELLDELKNEKNPLDIMRRKYLKILNKYTGRNIIAYYSSFLQKPGLEGEEINDNDKNAFMQAVHKLDKNKGLDLILHTPGGNIAATESLVNYLKKIFGNDIRAIVPQIAMSAGTMMALSCKEIIMGKHSNIGPIDPHFSGISCSAVLEEFYRAYEDITKDENYKYIWQPIISKYHPTFLGDCEKAIAWSEQIVKEWLEDNMLKNQKESKKIAESIVKYLSSHKETKSHSRHIHIDECIKYKIVVTPLEELGGEKKGGCKDIQDCILTLHHAYMHTFSNTSAIKIVENQIGNAMITTSGGKKI from the coding sequence ATGGCTAATTGGGGAGAACTTTTAGATGAATTAAAAAATGAAAAAAATCCACTTGATATTATGAGAAGAAAATACTTGAAAATTCTTAATAAATATACAGGAAGAAATATAATAGCTTATTATTCTTCATTTTTACAAAAGCCAGGTTTGGAAGGTGAAGAAATTAATGATAATGATAAAAATGCATTTATGCAAGCTGTTCATAAGTTAGATAAAAATAAAGGACTAGATTTAATTTTGCACACACCTGGAGGCAATATTGCTGCTACAGAATCCTTAGTAAATTATTTGAAAAAGATTTTTGGAAATGATATACGTGCAATTGTACCTCAGATAGCAATGTCTGCTGGAACAATGATGGCACTATCATGTAAGGAAATAATTATGGGAAAACATTCAAATATTGGTCCTATAGATCCTCATTTTTCTGGTATATCATGTTCAGCTGTTTTAGAAGAATTTTATAGAGCTTATGAAGATATAACAAAAGATGAGAATTATAAATATATCTGGCAACCTATTATATCAAAGTATCATCCAACCTTTTTAGGAGATTGTGAAAAAGCTATTGCATGGTCTGAACAGATTGTAAAAGAATGGTTAGAAGATAACATGCTGAAAAATCAAAAGGAATCTAAAAAAATAGCAGAATCAATTGTAAAATATTTAAGTAGTCATAAAGAAACAAAATCACATTCAAGACATATTCATATAGATGAATGTATAAAATATAAAATAGTTGTAACTCCTTTAGAAGAGCTTGGTGGTGAAAAAAAGGGGGGATGTAAAGATATTCAAGATTGTATACTTACTTTACATCATGCATATATGCATACTTTTTCAAATACAAGTGCTATTAAAATTGTAGAAAATCAAATTGGAAATGCTATGATTACAACAAGTGGAGGAAAAAAAATATGA
- a CDS encoding Fur family transcriptional regulator, with product MELQLHTGDIGNYLKKHNIKPSYQRMKIFQYLLDNHNHPTVDTIYRALCTEIPTLSKTTVYNTLNLFIEKKLVYVIVIEENETRYDLLTHTHGHFKCTCCGALFDVELSIDYSKSQELLGCDIEEKHIYFKGICRNCKERSN from the coding sequence ATGGAATTACAATTACATACAGGTGATATAGGGAATTACCTAAAAAAACATAATATAAAACCTTCCTATCAAAGAATGAAAATATTTCAATATCTGTTAGATAATCATAATCATCCAACAGTAGATACAATATATAGAGCACTTTGTACAGAAATACCAACTTTATCAAAAACAACAGTGTACAATACTCTAAATTTATTTATAGAGAAGAAATTAGTTTATGTTATAGTTATTGAAGAAAATGAAACAAGATATGATTTGTTAACTCATACACATGGACATTTTAAATGTACTTGCTGTGGAGCTTTATTTGATGTTGAATTAAGTATAGATTATAGTAAAAGCCAAGAATTATTAGGTTGTGATATTGAAGAAAAACATATCTATTTTAAAGGTATATGTAGAAATTGTAAAGAAAGAAGTAATTAA
- the rplK gene encoding 50S ribosomal protein L11 — translation MAKEVIQIIKLQLPAGKANPAPPVGPALGQHGVNIMEFCKAFNAKTQDKAGWIIPVEISVYSDRSFTFILKTPPASDLLKKAAGITSGAKNSKKEVAGKITTAKLKELAETKMPDLNASSVETAMKIIAGSARSMGIKIED, via the coding sequence ATGGCAAAAGAAGTAATTCAAATAATAAAACTACAATTACCAGCAGGTAAGGCAAACCCTGCTCCACCAGTTGGACCAGCACTAGGACAACATGGTGTAAATATAATGGAATTTTGTAAGGCATTTAATGCTAAAACTCAAGATAAGGCTGGATGGATAATTCCTGTTGAAATTTCTGTTTATAGTGATAGATCTTTCACATTTATATTAAAAACTCCACCTGCATCAGATTTATTAAAGAAAGCTGCTGGAATAACATCTGGGGCTAAAAACTCTAAAAAAGAAGTTGCAGGAAAAATTACTACTGCAAAGTTAAAAGAACTAGCTGAAACTAAAATGCCTGACTTAAATGCTTCATCTGTTGAAACAGCTATGAAGATAATTGCAGGATCAGCAAGATCTATGGGAATAAAAATAGAAGACTAA
- the rplJ gene encoding 50S ribosomal protein L10, translating into MATQVKKELVAELVEKIKKAQSVVFVDYQGIKVNEETSLRKQMRENGAEYLVAKNRLFKIALKESGVEDNFDEILEGTTAFAFGYNDPVAPAKAVFDLSKAKAKAKLDVFKIKGGYLTGKKVSVKEVEELAKLPSREQLLSMLLNSMLGPIRKLAYATVAIADKKEGSAE; encoded by the coding sequence ATGGCAACTCAAGTTAAAAAAGAACTTGTAGCAGAATTAGTTGAAAAAATTAAAAAAGCTCAATCAGTTGTTTTTGTTGATTATCAAGGTATTAAAGTTAATGAAGAAACTTCATTAAGAAAACAAATGAGAGAAAATGGAGCAGAATATTTAGTAGCTAAAAATAGATTGTTTAAAATAGCTCTTAAAGAATCTGGTGTTGAAGACAACTTTGATGAAATATTAGAAGGAACAACAGCATTCGCTTTTGGATACAATGATCCAGTAGCACCTGCAAAAGCAGTGTTTGACTTATCTAAGGCAAAAGCTAAGGCAAAATTGGATGTATTTAAAATTAAAGGTGGTTACTTAACTGGGAAGAAAGTAAGTGTTAAAGAAGTTGAAGAATTAGCAAAATTACCTTCAAGAGAACAATTACTATCTATGTTACTAAACTCTATGTTAGGACCAATCAGAAAACTTGCTTATGCAACTGTTGCAATAGCAGACAAAAAAGAAGGATCTGCTGAATAA
- the rpmG gene encoding 50S ribosomal protein L33, protein MRVQVILECTETKLRHYTTTKNKKTHPERLEMMKYNPVLKRHTLYKETKK, encoded by the coding sequence ATGAGAGTACAAGTGATATTAGAATGTACAGAAACAAAGTTAAGACACTATACTACAACAAAAAACAAAAAGACTCATCCAGAAAGATTAGAAATGATGAAGTATAATCCAGTACTAAAAAGACATACTTTGTATAAAGAAACAAAGAAGTAG
- the nusG gene encoding transcription termination/antitermination protein NusG translates to MSVENVRKWFMIHTYSGYEKKVKTDLEQKMETLGFREVVTNILVPEEELTEIVRGKPKKIYRKLFPAYVMLEMEATREENEHGISYKVDPRVWYEVRNTNGVTGFVGVGSDPIPMEEEEVKNIFNIIGVKTPKETIKIDFAEGDYVKILKGSFKDQEGQVAEIDNEHGRVKVMVDIFGRMTPVEIEVDGVLKV, encoded by the coding sequence ATGAGTGTAGAAAATGTCAGAAAATGGTTTATGATTCATACTTATTCTGGATATGAAAAAAAAGTAAAAACAGACCTTGAACAAAAAATGGAAACATTAGGTTTTAGAGAAGTTGTGACTAACATATTGGTTCCAGAAGAAGAGTTAACAGAAATTGTTAGAGGAAAGCCTAAAAAGATTTACAGAAAACTTTTCCCAGCATATGTTATGCTTGAAATGGAAGCTACAAGAGAAGAAAATGAACATGGTATAAGTTATAAAGTAGACCCTCGTGTATGGTATGAAGTAAGAAATACCAATGGGGTTACTGGATTTGTAGGAGTTGGTTCTGATCCTATTCCTATGGAAGAAGAAGAAGTAAAAAATATATTCAATATAATAGGTGTAAAAACACCTAAAGAAACTATAAAAATTGACTTTGCTGAAGGAGATTATGTAAAAATCTTAAAGGGTTCATTCAAAGATCAAGAAGGACAAGTTGCTGAAATTGATAATGAACATGGTAGAGTTAAAGTAATGGTTGATATTTTTGGAAGAATGACACCAGTTGAAATTGAAGTAGATGGTGTTTTGAAAGTGTAG
- the secE gene encoding preprotein translocase subunit SecE, translated as MNLFQKVKMEYSKVEWPSRTEVIHSTIWVVTMTVIISIYLGVFDILAVRALNFLEALI; from the coding sequence ATGAATTTATTTCAAAAGGTTAAAATGGAATACTCAAAAGTTGAATGGCCTTCAAGAACAGAAGTTATTCATTCTACTATATGGGTTGTAACTATGACTGTTATAATATCTATCTATCTTGGTGTCTTTGATATTCTTGCAGTGAGAGCCTTAAACTTTTTGGAGGCATTAATATGA
- a CDS encoding dicarboxylate/amino acid:cation symporter, producing the protein MAAKKLGLVPRLIIAIIVGILIGQFLPLWIVRIFKTFSTFFGLFLSFFIPLMIVGYVVSGIAKLTEGAGKLLGFTAVVSYISTIVAGTFSYTVAANLYPKLISGISSGINFEGKDVAPYFTIPLKPPIDVTAAIVFAFMMGITISIMRSQKKGEITFKLFEEYEEIITKVLAGFVIPLLPFHILGIFSEMAYSGIVFKVLGVFSAIYLCIFAMHYIYMLVMFSIAGGVSKKNPFTLMKNQIPAYFTAVGTQSSAATIPVNVQCGLKNGTSPEIVDFVVPLCATIHLSGSMITLTSCIMGILLLNGMPHSIGMMFPFLCMLGIAMVAAPGAPGGAVMSALPFLFLIGIDAQGPLGSLLIALYITQDSFGTAINVSGDNAIAIYVDEFYKKYIKKTA; encoded by the coding sequence ATGGCTGCTAAAAAATTAGGCTTAGTACCAAGATTGATTATTGCAATCATTGTTGGTATATTAATTGGGCAATTCTTACCACTTTGGATAGTTAGAATTTTTAAAACTTTCAGTACATTTTTTGGATTATTCCTATCATTCTTTATACCACTTATGATAGTTGGATATGTAGTATCTGGAATAGCAAAACTTACTGAAGGTGCTGGAAAACTTTTAGGATTTACTGCTGTTGTTTCCTATATATCAACAATAGTTGCAGGAACATTTTCATATACAGTTGCAGCTAATCTATATCCTAAATTAATATCAGGAATTTCATCAGGAATAAATTTTGAAGGAAAAGATGTGGCACCTTACTTTACAATTCCTTTAAAACCACCTATAGACGTAACGGCTGCAATAGTATTTGCATTTATGATGGGAATTACTATTAGTATTATGAGAAGTCAAAAGAAAGGTGAAATAACATTTAAGTTATTTGAAGAATATGAAGAAATTATTACAAAAGTACTAGCAGGGTTTGTAATTCCACTATTACCTTTCCATATTTTAGGAATATTTAGTGAAATGGCATATTCTGGTATAGTATTTAAAGTTTTAGGAGTGTTCTCAGCAATTTACTTATGTATATTTGCTATGCACTATATCTATATGCTTGTTATGTTCTCTATTGCTGGTGGAGTATCAAAGAAAAATCCATTTACTCTTATGAAAAATCAAATTCCAGCATACTTTACAGCAGTTGGAACTCAATCATCAGCTGCAACTATACCTGTAAATGTACAATGTGGATTGAAAAATGGAACAAGTCCTGAAATAGTTGATTTTGTTGTTCCTCTATGTGCAACTATTCATCTATCAGGAAGTATGATAACTTTAACAAGCTGTATTATGGGAATCTTACTATTAAATGGTATGCCTCATTCTATTGGAATGATGTTCCCATTCTTATGTATGCTTGGAATAGCTATGGTTGCAGCACCAGGTGCACCAGGTGGAGCTGTTATGAGTGCATTACCTTTCCTATTCTTAATAGGTATAGATGCACAAGGTCCATTGGGTTCATTATTGATAGCATTATATATAACACAAGATAGTTTTGGAACTGCTATAAATGTTTCTGGTGACAATGCAATAGCTATTTATGTTGATGAATTCTATAAAAAGTATATTAAAAAAACAGCTTAA